A single window of Myxocyprinus asiaticus isolate MX2 ecotype Aquarium Trade chromosome 34, UBuf_Myxa_2, whole genome shotgun sequence DNA harbors:
- the LOC127425067 gene encoding chloride channel protein 1-like translates to MAADASQRTALRYQQTLPYGEYREHPGGSQRREATRLLTERQRKKHGHHHHGHYYYSRHGRSHSRSRHHSRHHLDPETEGSQNRQEQEQSHTSSFKKRRSYSKCRDCVARVQKFLVSKLGEDWIFLVLLGITMALVSWTMDYASAKSLQAYKWFYGELKGNIPLQYLVWVSYPMVLILFASLFCHLVAPQAIGSGIPELKTILRGVVLKEYLTLKAFIAKVVGLTAGLGSGMPVGKEGPFVHIASICAAVLSKFMSFFSGVYQSPYCYTDILTVGCAVGVGCCFGTPLGGVLFSIEVTSTYFAVRNYWRGYFAATFSAFIFRVLSVFNKDAVTITALFRTNFRMDFPFDLQELPAFAIIGISCGFLGAFFVYLNRQVVLFMRKPNILTRFLMEHRLIFPAVVTLLVTTLTFPPGFGQFMAGELMPRECINSLFDNFTWTKIWGSPHPPGLGRSAVWFHPDVSIFVILILFFIMKFWMSAVSTTMPIPSGAFMPVFVLGAAFGRLVGEIMATLFPHGILFDGILYRIIPGGYAVIGAAALTGAVTHTVSTAVICFELTGQISHILPMMVAVILANMVAQGLQPSLYDSIIQVKKLPYLPELGFGHISQYNIFVEDIMVRKVKFLCSQSTYREVLHLMDSTSLKTIPLVDSKESMILLGSIERSELLALCDWWLSAERRILNQGQGSQGQVPCAKVSWESFAFVDEEGDDNEEDKTMPVQEERNGPLPLSKPPETSTNHMSPDKGPSQSFGKILRNFFTSSSERHTEGQPQEPYPPPLTDTMTPEEIKAWEEAEMDKHVEIDQIRIDPSPFQLVERTSLHKTHTLFSLLGLSHAYVTNTGKLVGVVALKELQKAIEGSTRSGVRLRPPLASFRDTIRKSAKPPQASSPPSSPGSVTAPSSPLSTPVVPHSPSPAAPVKDMKEMEVWIEGVKREVIVENSSITTSGSGSSCIGGTGSSDSDGGSSENSPTLPPTSLPPVPLSTLQSVPENKENEDIEDEEPL, encoded by the exons ATGGCCGCAGATGCATCGCAAAGGACGGCTCTGAGATACCAGCAGACCCTG CCATATGGAGAGTACAGGGAGCACCCCGGTGGGTCCCAGAGGAGAGAGGCCACCCGCCTGCTAACAGAGAGACAGCGGAAAAAACATGGACATCACCACCACGGGCACTACTATTACAGTCGCCATGGGCGGAGTCACAGCCGAAGTCGCCATCACAGTCGCCACCATCTGGATCCGGAGACAGAGGGTTCTCAAAACAGGCAGGAGCAAGAGCAGAGCCACACGTCATCATTCAAGAAACGACGCTCCTACTCCAAGTGCAGAG ACTGTGTGGCTCGAGTACAGAAGTTCCTTGTCTCTAAGTTGGGAGAAGACTGGATCTTTTTGGTGCTGTTgggtattaccatggcattagTAAGCTGGACCATGGACTATGCTAGTGCCAAAAGTCTGCAAG CCTATAAGTGGTTTTATGGGGAGTTGAAGGGAAACATCCCACTGCAATACCTGGTCTGGGTCTCCTATCCCATGGTGCTCATCTTGTTTGCTTCCCTCTTCTGCCACCTGGTCGCTCCTCAGGCCATTG GCTCTGGTATTCCAGAGCTGAAAACCATCCTCAGAGGAGTTGTGCTGAAGGAGTATTTGACACTCAAGGCATTTATTGCCAAAGTGGTGGGACTCACTGCTGGCCTGGGCAGTGGAATGCCAGTTGGCAAAGAG GGTCCCTTTGTCCATATAGCCAGTATCTGTGCAGCTGTACTCAGCAAGTTTATGTCTTTCTTCTCTGGAGTCTATCAG AGCCCATATTGTTATACAGACATCCTCACAGTGGGTTGTGCAGTGGGGGTTGGATGCTGCTTTGGAACCCCTCTTGGAG GTGTATTGTTCAGCATTGAAGTTACATCAACATATTTTGCCGTGAGGAACTACTGGAGGGGCTACTTTGCTGCCACATTCAGTGCTTTCATATTCAGAGTGCTGTCTGTGTTCAATAAAGATGCAG TCACCATCACTGCTCTCTTTCGTACCAACTTCCGCATGGATTTTCCCTTTGACCTGCAGGAGCTCCCGGCGTTCGCCATTATTGG gATTTCTTGTGGGTTTCTGGGAGCTTTCTTTGTTTACCTGAACCGCCAAGTCGTCCTCTTCATGAGAAAACCCAATATTCTCACACGCTTTCTTATGGAACA CCGACTGATTTTCCCTGCTGTTGTGACTCTACTGGTTACAACACTGACATTCCCTCCAGGCTTCGGACAATTCATGGCTGGAGAG CTGATGCCCAGAGAGTGCATCAACTCTCTGTTTGATAACTTCACCTGGACAAAGATATGGGGATCCCCCCATCCTCCTGGTCTGGGTCGCTCGGCTGTCTGGTTTCACCCTGATGTCAGCATCTTTGTCATTCTTATTCTCTTCTTCATCATGAAG TTCTGGATGTCTGCGGTTTCTACCACGATGCCCATCCCGTCTGGAGCTTTCATGCCTGTCTTTGTACTGG GTGCAGCATTTGGTCGTTTAGTGGGTGAGATTATGGCTACTCTCTTTCCTCATGGTATCCTGTTTGATGGAATACTGTACCGCATCATCCCTGGAGGGTACGCTGTCATTG GTGCAGCAGCACTGACTGGAGCGGTCACTCACACCGTTTCGACGGCAGTGATCTGTTTTGAACTGACCGGTCAGATCTCTCACATCCTGCCCATGATGGTTGCCGTCATCCTTGCCAACATGGTCGCGCAGGGTCTACAACCTTCACTGTATGATTCCATTATCCAGGTCAAGAAACTGCCGTACCTACCCGAGCTGGGCTTTGGCCACATAAG CCAGTATAATATCTTTGTGGAGGACATCATGGTGAGGAAAGTAAAGTTTCTATGTTCCCAGTCTACATACAGAGAAGTACTCCATTTAATGGATTCAACCTCGCTAAAAACCATCCCGCTGGTGGACTCAAAAG AATCGATGATTCTATTAGGAAGCATTGAAAGATCTGAGCTTCTCGCCCTCTGTGATTGGTGGCTGTCAGCAGAGAGGCGGATCCTAAATCAAGGACAGGGCTCACAAGGTCAGGTGCCTTGTGCAAAAGTCAGCTGGGAATCCTTTGCCTTTGTTGATGAGGAAGGAGATGACAATGAAGAAGACAAG acaATGCCAGTTCAAGAGGAGAGAAACGGCCCTCTACCTCTGTCCAAACCGCCAGAAACCTCCACCAATCACATGTCGCCTG ATAAGGGTCCTTCGCAGTCTTTCGGGAAAATTTTACGTAACTTCTTTACCTCCTCTTCGGAAAGACATACAGAAGGTCAGCCCCAG GAGCCTTATCCTCCACCTTTAACGGACACAATGACACCAGAGGAG ATCAaagcctgggaggaggcagaGATGGACAAGCATGTGGAAATCGATCAGATCAGAATAGACCCCTCCCCCTTCCAGCTTGTTGAGAGAACATCACTGCATAAG ACTCATACCCTGTTCTCTTTGCTGGGCCTGAGTCATGCCTATGTAACCAATACTGGCAAACTGGTGGGAGTTGTGGCGCTAAAAGAG CTCCAAAAAGCTATTGAGGGCTCCACACGCAGTGGCGTACGCCTGCGCCCCCCTCTGGCCAGTTTTCGCGATACCATCCGTAAGTCTGCGAAGCCTCCACAGGCTTCCTCCCCTCCGTCCTCCCCCGGCTCCGTCACAGCCCCCTCTTCGCCTCTGTCCACCCCTGTGGTACCCCATTCCCCGAGCCCAGCAGCCCCAGTGAAGGACATGAAGGAGATGGAGGTTTGGATCGAAGGTGTGAAACGGGAGGTGATTGTGGAGAACAGCAGTATTACAACCTCAGGAAGCGGTAGCAGCTGCATTGGTGGGACAGGAAGTAGTGACAGTGATGGAGGAAGTTCAGAAAACAGCCCCACCCTGCCCCCCACCTCTCTTCCTCCAGTCCCTCTCTCCACCTTACAGTCGGTCCCCGAGAACAAAGAGAATGAAGACATCGAGGACGAGGAGCCCCTTTAG